The Lepus europaeus isolate LE1 chromosome 5, mLepTim1.pri, whole genome shotgun sequence genome includes the window ggcctgcagtgccattatCCAATATGGgaattggttcaagtcccagctgctccacttctgatccagctccttgctaatgtgcctgggaaagcagcggaggatggcccaagtccttgggcctctgcacccacatggaagacccagaagtttctggctcttggcttcggatgggctcagctccagctcttcagccatttggggagtgtaccagcatctgatggaagatctctctctgtctgtacctctctataactctttcaaataaattaaataaatttttaaaaaaagaatcttagggggctggcattgtggcataacaggtaaagccaccacctgcaacgccagcatctcatatgcttgccagttcatgtccttgctgctccacttcccatccagctccctgctaatagcctgggaaacacagtggaagatggcccaagtgcttgggtccctgcacccacatgggagaccaggatgaagctgctggctttggcctggccttgccccagccactgtggccacatggggagtaaaccagcagatgaaagatctccctctctctctccttctttatctctctccctctctccctttctctctctccccttctctttctgtaactctgcctttcaaataaaaaattaatttttaaaaagaaaaaaaaagaatcttagacaaaaatgttgctttttttcttgaaaaactgTGAGTTAGTTAGTTTAGAAGATAGGAGTCCAGGGCATGGAAGAATCAGCTTTCCAATGCTTTCTTCTGAGCACTTCTCTGAGACATTCACAGCTCCAAGCAGCAAGGGGCAAGGGGCGAGGAGTGAGGGGGCGAGTAGCATGGTGATGTGGCAAGGTAggaaaggcagggctggggccagaatGACTTCAGTAGTGTCACCTCCCATTGTGCTTAGTGCTCACGTGCTGCAGGGTCTCTGAGGGGAAGTGCCACAGGAGTCTGATGATGATGCCACAGGTCATGGCAGTGGAGATGACTGTAGCTGGCCCTGGTGAGGTGACTCGGAACAGGTGGAGCTTCTAAGGCAGGCAAGACCTGGGTGCAGATGAGCCCAGCCCAGCAAAAGCCTGAGAGCTAGCCAGCCattcagccagccaggggcctatGGAAGAGCTGTGACCGTAGAAATGGAATCTGAGGATCAAGCAAACATGGGCCAGAGGGACAGGCCTGGGATTCCTGCTTGTTTACCATCTACCTGTCTGTCCCAGTGAAGGAGAACTTGAATTCCCTAGACGTGCAAGGCTCTTTGAGATTTTTATTGCTTCTCTGGACAGTACGTGGAAGAACAATATAAACATTTGATTTGTTTGATTCCTATTGTATCATCcatgttaaaatatatatgtgtgtgtgtgtgtgtgtgtatatatatatatatatatatatatatacatgggccggtgtcatggctcacttggttaatcttccgcctgcggtaccagcatcccataggggtgctgggttctagtcctggttgctccttttccagtccagctctctgctgtggcctgggaaggcagtggaggatggcccaagtgcttgggctcctgtacccgcatgcatggtagaccaggaggaagcacctggctcctggctttggatcggtgtagctccggccttagcagccatttgggggcgaaccaacagaagcaagacctttctctctgtccctctctctaactgtctaactctatctgtcgaataaataaaaaagtatatatacatacatatatactcatatatatacgtatatatatatatatatgtgcgtgtgtgtgtgtgtgtgtgtatagtgtttgtttttttctttgttatacaGGCTGAGCATCCccaatccaaaaatctgaaatccaaattttttcaaaattttctgagtGCCCTTTTATAAACCTGACCTCATGTGCTGGgtcacagtcaaaacacaggGTGCATTAAAAATACTATAAGAAATTACTTTCAggctgtgtgtgtatggtatctataaaacataaatgaatttcatgaatATACGTGGGTTCCCTCCCCCAGATTTCTCATGATGTATATACAGATATTCCAGAATTTAGAACATTCCTGTTCCCAAGCATTTCCAGTAAAGAATACTCAACCTAACACTGGTTTTATTGGTaaggcattttttcttttgtttcctttaatgCCACATTGCTAGGATCCCAGGGATTCAAAGGGAAGTTTGCTTTTATTAACTCTCTAACATGGTAAATAGGGCTTGCTGGGATTGACTTTTGCTTGAGCTCAGTGATCATGGGCATGAGGCTGTCACattagtttcctgtggctgccatAACACACTACCACAAACCAGGTGATTAAAAGACAGCATAAATTGATTCTcccatggttctggaggccagaCGTTCAAAATCAAGGTATTGGCCGCACTCATGCTGAAGGCTTGAGGGCAGGACCCTTGCCTCTTCCGACTTCTGGTAGTGTTGCTCccgtctctgcctccctcttcctgtgtttccatctctgtgtctcttttcatAAAGGCCCTGGTCACCTGAATAAAGGGGCCACACTACTTAGAActgtgacctcatcttaactacaTCTGCCATGGCCTGTTTTCCAAATAGGGTTACATTCACATGACCAGGGTTTAGAACCTCAGCATGTCTTTCTGGGGCACCCAGCTCATCCCCAACGCTATCCCTGGGACCCATTCCTGCTGCTCCTGTGTGTCAGGCCTCCACCTGTGTTCACTGCTCTGCCACCCGCCAGTATCTGCTGGGAAACACGGCAGGCCAACAAGCTGAgggacagctgggctgggcctcaCCGGCATGGGGCCAGCCAACCCCCCTGGAGACTGTACCCACAGGTGACCATCACCTTCAAGGACTTGGCCGTGAGGTTCTCTGAGGAGGAGTGGCGGCtcctggaggagaggcagagggagttcTACCGAGAGGTGATGCGTGAGAACTACGAGACTCTGGTATCTGTGGGTAAGGAACTGCTGGGCCTCCCCTGGgacaggaggcagcagccaggggtggatgtgggagggagggagaccagAGCCCCATCCCAAGGTGCTGAGCCCCCATGGGATCCCAGGACTCACTGGACCTTAGTCTTGTCAACTGTGAGATGGACAGTGCCAGAGACTGTCAGAGAGCTCGGGACTGGGCATGGCAGTGCAGTTTCTCATGATGTACATCATGATGTATATGTACAGTGTACCCCTGCAGGGTTTTGGGTACAGTCCTGTGGGCATGCATAGTGGCCTCTGAGGGTCTTTTGAGTTTGGGTGACCATACAAACATGCACATAAAGATGTGACTGTGGGAGGGCAGAGTCCCCTCCAGTCCCAGGGAGACTGTCCCCTCTTTTCTTCTCAGGGACAGCCGAGCTGCTccccctctctgctttcctgtcACCTATGGAGCCTGGAAGAGcaatggggggaggggaacaTGCTGATAAAGGACAAGAGCCTCTTGCTAGGGGAGGCCCTCAGGGTAAGTCCTTAGCAGCTTTAGGCCTTCTCTCCTACTTAGTCCTCAGCCCTGGGGCAAGATTCCTGTGACCTTAACCTGTTTGTCCAATGCCCTCCCCCACTCTTGTGCTTCCCCAGCCCAATACTCCCTGATTCTTACCCCTCACCCCTCTGGCCTCAAAGCCTCTTACATAGAGAAATGCTCTGAAGAAACCTGGGGTCACCCTGGAAAGCACTCCCCACCCCTAGCCACCACTTGAATCCTCATCTGAACACCTCTACAGAGCCAGCCAGCagctcccaaatgtccacaggacCAAGACCAGGCAAAGCCCAGAAGTTATGGGGTAAAGGGAAGACCAAAGGCCAGATGGAGGATGTGGAGACAGCCCTCATTGACGTTCCCTTGAAGGAGAGGCGAGGGCAGTGTTGCTGGAGTTCATCAGAGTCCGGTTGCCAAAGCAAAGTTAGAGTTTATCCAAAAGTCTTAGGGCATATGCCCACAGGGAGGCTAAGCAGGCTGCCTCACGAGCTTATAGTCATTATTACAagctttatacattttttttacaaGTGGGTGTGTGCTTTGAGTCTGGTTTAAACAAGGCAACTTTATTTCATACATCAGAAATCAAAGGAGGATATATGTGGTGGTAGTTAAGTTTTGGTTATTGAAGGAAGAGTCCACTACATTCCCACACTCCTGTTATCCCTGAGAAGAGCATATTATGGGGTTGTCAATCACTCATGACTAGTCATCAGTCTTCTTATAATGGCCCTAAGACATCAAGCTTACACCTTTTGTCCTGTTGACTCCTTAACGTACTTGCTGAAatctggaattcctggcttccttACAACTCAGAGACTGTCCCAGCCTAGTCAGGACTCTACAGTCACTGTTCCACTCTCACATCCACAAAAGGAGGAGACATAAGCAATAGCAGAGCATAGAAGAAGCACATTACCCACCCTCATTATAACAGATGTCCTCTGTATCTCATGGGACATGGGCTGCCCCTGGCAGCTGCTGAGGCTGGGAGGAGTGTGTGAGATGCAGAGCACACAAACCCTGCTGAGCAGACGCAGGGCACAGGACTCACTATGACTTCTCCGTAGGAGGAAAACCCCAGCATAGCTTGCACCTTACAGCCCTGGTGCAGCTGGTGAAGGAGATTCCAGAGTTCTTGTTCAGAGAAGTCAAGGGTACTGTGGACAGCCCTGAAAGCCGAGGAGCCAGCCTGGATGGGGATGGAGCAAGTTCTGAAGGTACGTTAGCCAGGACAGCATCTGCACTGCACAGGTGAAGTTCCAGTCCACAGCACTATGCTTGTGGCCCCTCCCAGATCCCAGGCATGTGTAGGGAGGCAGAGTTACCAGCAGTTCCTGATGCCTGGCTGTGTGCCTGTCCCTTGAGCATCTGGGGTACAGCAGGTGAGAAGGAAGCTCTGACTTGCCCACAGTGGTTTCCACATAGATCCAGCTACCCCTGGTGACCCCACCCTGTCTCCTTGTGCCCTGCATGGCAGGTGAGGGCCGTGTGTATGAGTCCCTGTTTCATAgatgaggaagaaagagaagccaTGCCTTGTGTGAGTGGCTAGTAAGGACCTAGTCTCCTCCCAGCCCTGTATGCTTCCTACCTCACTGACTGTTCTTTTCGCAAGTCCCTGCtcattccatgctcctggctctcTCTCTAGCCCCACTCAGTTGATGGTGAATGAAATAGAAAGTGTTGGCAGAGGCACAGCCTGGTGGACATGTGGCTGGAGAGCTGCTGCTTTCTGTTTTGTGATTTGGCTATAAATCTGTTTCAGTGCTCACTGGTGATAGTGCACATATTACTGACATTTTGATCATAGTTAGAGCAATGTGGCAAGGAAGGGTCCACATTGTGGCAGTTCCAGGGACATCTTACCAGTCTTTGGTGTCTACCTTTTCCAGCAGCAGCTGTGGCAGTAGATAACTGTCCTCTCCAAAGCCAGCTCAGCTGCCTTCCTGACAGCCCCAGCGATTGGCAGAGCCTGGCCACCACACCCAGTGGCAGCTCATCCTCCAGTGGCCTCCTCGGAGACAGGGGGCAGggaagccccctccccatccGTGAGTCTTACCCAGCAAGGACAGAGAAAACCAACATTTCTAGGGCCTTGAGTAGAAGGACTTGGAGCCTATAGCCTCTTCATTTTCTCTAGGACTCGGTTTGCTCCATTACTAAATAAAGACAGAGCTCTTCAGGGAGCAGGACAGCAAGCTCAGTGTCTGGTCTGTGGACCAGGGAGACATGGTATGGGGCTTGGTTCCCACCCACCTTGCAGCCAGCCCCAGTCCCTGAGTTCTGTGCACCTGGGTGAGCATCCTACAGGCCCCTGGCAGGTAACTACCTGTGTCCACCTGGACTGCTTCCCAGACCTTGTCTTCAGAGCAACCCTAATAGCAGACCACAGGGGTCTCATTTGTTTAAATTGTTTTTGCAGATTTTACATTCAtcagtgtttttatttaaaatattttgagttaTTATGAAGTATAATTGGCATTCCTGTGATTTAAGATATCACCTGGCATTCTTTGGCCTTCGACAAAAGGTATGAGTGTGAGATTGGACTGTAGATGCTATGGCTGTCAGCATCACCTGCTTAGCCAAATTCAAAGACAGCATCTGTTCAGATGAGCAGTTTTGGTGTTGCCAGTTAAACCAGAAGGGAACCGGGGAAGGCCCTCAGCCCTCTGGAATAAGTCCCTCTAGAAGCTGGCCCCACCACGACTCCAAGTTCTTAAAACTTGGCTGCCCTGCAGAGACTTGGGGAGCTAGAGAAGCCTGCCCTCTGTGGGAACCAGATATGAGTGAACCCacagtctggagccaggactACAAAGACTTTGTCCTCTCCTGCAGCAGAAATTGTCAATAAACCATGGTCTACAGGGAAGGCAAGCCCAGGATCTCCAACTGGGGAGCCCAGCCCTCCTACCTGTAGCCCCAGCAGGAGGAAGAGCCACAGAGGCACCGCAGGGGCAGGTGAGAGGCTGGAGTTCCTGAGACAGGGCGCGATGGGGAGGTGTGTGATGGGGTGGTATGTTTAGCTTGTGCGAGGAGGTTGTGTCACTTCTCCATACTGGCCCTGTGACACCCTCAAGATAGTCCTTACCTGTTCTCATGGTCACAAATCTCAGCCTCCCTGAAACCTGAGATGCTGTTGCAAGTCTCACAGCTGACCTCGGCAACCTTGCGTGTACTACAGGAACCTCTCCTGGGAGCAGCCCCTTACAGGGCCTCATCAGCAGTCAGAAAGAAATCCCTgtgcccaggccccagcacccTGAGGTGGCACCAAAACCACTACCTCCTCCCCCAAGCCTGGTCTCCTCGAAGCTGActaaagtggagctgggacctgccagcctgccctggccaggtGAGCACTGGGCATCGGGTCTTGGAAGCCCTGGGCAGCCTGCATTGCTGTCTTGTGGCCCCAAATTTGTTTCCCTTAAGGATGGCGCAAGGGTCATGTTTTGAAGCCAGGTGGCTGTCTTGAGGGCAGTACTTGGTCACCGAGAGAGAAAACCAGAAACAGACTTGGCCCTACTTCCCTTTGTGGTGTATGCCCTTCCTAAAGGGAACAGTGGGCAGAGGAGATGTGGCATGCAAGTGTCATCTGTGCCAATACTTGGTGAGGCACTCAAAATGGACTCTGGATCGGGGccggggatgggggcagggatgTGCAAGGCTGCCCCAATCCCAATTTTCTCACCTGAAAAGGAGATAATTGTTCCCACCTCAGGGTCATAGTGAGCTTACCCAGAATACCAtgctccttgtgtgtgtgtgtgtgagagagcgagcgagcgagcaagcgtgAAAGCCCTGTGCTCCCCAAATGTAAGTTCTGCTCAAGACCCTAGGAACCATGTGCCAGTCCAGCCTGCAGgtcccttccttccccctctgcTTGCCTCAAGGACACTagcgctctgtctctccttcagcCTTCCAGTTCTGGGAGTACAGACAGGCACTTTTCAACAGGGCATGAGACCACCCCCATCCCTGTTTTTCTGGCTCTAAATCCTCTTAACTGCCCACAAGGGTTGTCCCCTCTTTGTCATGAAGACTGAGAATACAGAGTCAAACAGAAACatgttccttttttcctttagTAAAAACAGAGGCAGCATCAGGGGACTGTCCCCTCCAGGGCCTGCTGAACTGCCTAAAGGAGATCCCAGAGGCCCGGGGCAGGCATTCCAACCCCTCTCGAGCAAGGGACCCACAGCCGCAagaggagccaggggcctggaaaagGACTTCCGGAGGTAAAGGCCACTCACTGCGCTGGGAGAGCCCCCACACCGCACCCATCCCCTACGTACCCATTCCTTCTCCCTGCTCGAAGCCCAGCATCAGTGGCTGGTCAGGAACCAAAGGCTGGTGGTCACCATTGTGTAGATGGAGCAAGGCGTTTAGGAAATGGCCAATCACTACTTGACAGTTTTCCCAGATGGCTTTTAGAGTAGGAACTGAAGCTTCCATAAGGAAGGAAGAGATGGTGATGGGATAGCAGGGGAGACCAGGGAATAGGAGGGAGTCTAGCCTAGGGCATAACTGTGACTTGGGCATTCTTGTGTTTGGGCTTGGTACCATTTCCATGCATGTCAGCTTCTCAGAACCAAATAAAGAGAAAGTGAGTTGACCCAGGTTGACCTAGTGCTGGCCATGAGAAAGATCAGAACTGGTGCTCACTGGGGCAGACTAAGTGCCTCAGTGGATCTTCAGGAGGCACCCAGAGGGGCCTGGGCAGCAGGAAGAGTGTGATTTGGTTCTGTGCTGCTGCGAGAGAAGTGACTGTACCTTAAGCTGGTGACTGCCACGGAGGCAGAGGCGTCTGGAAAGCCCTTCCTAACCCTTTATAAAGGTCCCACAAGACTGAAGCTGAGATCAGGCCTGAAACCTGGCCTTCCTGGTGGCCACCTTCCCACAGGGCCTGGACATCACCAGACACCGCCTCCCCgccctggtcctggctctggaAGCATGCTCGCTGTGGTGAAGATGGAAGACAGTTGGACCCAGAGTCCGCCAGTGCCCACATCCTGCCAGCTTACCATGCAGATTCCCAGCCCCTCTACCTCCAGAGACACCAGAGGGGTCCGAGCACCCTACTGGGGCCCCGTGGCTCAAGGTGAGTCATGAGTCATCTGCTCCTCTCTTGTAGGATTCAGACCCTGGATAAGGCTGTGCCATCCCATCAGGAAGAGGTGCCTGCCTGTCCGGGAGGCTGTCCCTGACCTTTCTTGCCAAGCAGTGACACCCCCCTGAGTCCACCTGCTCCTCAATCTAGGTCCTTACCCAGGCATCCTTCTGTTTTAGAGACTGTGAACacgtgattcttcccaccctctccTTGGGGCTAGGGACatctttcttcattcattccagaggagcagagagcagaCCAGAAATCCCCCAAAGGAGGGTTTCCTGCCTGGCAGATTCCCTAGAGCCTGGTGCATGCTCGTCATGCTGACAAAAGGCAGGCTAAAGGAGCTGAGAGGCATGGCTTGGGCATGCGAGAGATGGTAACAGGGTGGTCTCTCCTGTCCCAGCTGGCAGGGCCTCAAGCTCACCTCTGGAAGCCCTGGAGGCCTGTCTGAAGGGCATTCCCCCAAGTGTGTCGTCCCTTCCCCAGCCACTGGCCGCCTCTTGGTCCCAGAGCCCCCAACCAGGAGACCCTGGGTCTCGGAAGCCCGAGCTGCGTCCTCACGGATCACACAGTGAAGGTAAATATCCACGGGCGTGGGGTGGTGTTTGTTTGTCCCTGCGTACAACAGCAGTGGTTCAGGGGGCTGCTGAGGACAATGCTAAGTCATCTTCCTTCCAGCCTCTCCTTCATGCCCACCCCCTAACAATTCCCCAAATTTACTGAAAACCATTCAGCATCTTCCTGCCCTAGTCCCCTCTCAGAATTCTCTGGCCATAGGGTACTGACCATGGGGAATGTGGGTTGATACACTGTGGGCTTATAATCCATGCCCTGGGAAACCTCAGTAGATGACGCCTGGGGCAGGACCTCTTGGTGCCTGTCCATTCCAGGGCTCCTGGGCCTCTTCCTCAGAGGGCTATCCTCTGACTCCAGCTGTGCTGTTCCTTGCAGAGGTGACCAAGGAACCTCTTCTGCATCTGGCCCCGCGGGGCTGTGTGAGAGAAGGCCCTGCCCGGCCCTCAGGCCCCCGAGGCACCCCCACCGGCTTCTCCTCCGCCAGCAGCACTGATGGGGACCTGGATTTTGGAAGCCCTGTGGGAAACCAGGGACAGTGGCCCAGGAAAGGTGAGTGAGCCCACCTGTGTTGGAGTCCAGCAGGGAAAGAATGTGAGGCCTCCTGCCCACCAAGTCTCGGGCCTGAGTCAGTGTCATGCCTGTGCCAGAAGCTGCTCTGGGATTGCTGAAACCAGAGCTGATGAGGTACCTTGTGTTAGGTGGGCTTGAGGGATCCATTTTAGTGACTGGGCTCAGAAGGGACAGGACAGTATCTAAGATCTCTTTAAAATTCCTTTCGCACAAAAAGAGAAAAGTGGAGtctgcctctgtccctgcccTCCAGCTCCGCTTGTGCTCCCACCACTGGGAGTTCATTCACCTTGCAGGGCATGCGCAGGGCCAGGCTTCTCTGTCCCCACATGGCCAGCAGTACTCTAGATGCATCCTCTCCACCTTGCTTCGTGTCTTTCTACATCTTGTCTTCATGTTCCTCCAACATGAGTACCACTTCATCCCTTTCAGCAGCATGTGGTAGTCAGAGGCTCACTTCCTTCTACTGTGTTCTGTGGTGATAGACTCGTATTCCAAGTCACCCAGATGGTAGTAGCCTTCGTATTGCCTTGCAGAAGCATGAGAATATGGCAGGGGTGTCCTGTGGTTTACCCTCTGCCATGCAGCCCCATGAGGAGCTGGATTCTCTTGGGCTGCTCTCTTGCCAGCCTCTGCCTGGGCCAGGAATCAGCCACACTTTTGGGAATGAATCTGGCCAGAGGCCTCCTGGGAAGGCTTTTCCTTCTCTGGAATTTCAGCTCATCTAGTTCCTGTTGCTTACACAGCTGTCACTAGCAATAGGATCCTTGCCTTGTATCTGTTTTTTTCCTCATTGAAACTGCATGAGAGCTAGCCTGCCATGGCCCAGCACCAGACCCAAAGAAGAGGGAGCCATGTTGCCCTTCTTTGAGCAGTGAAAGAAGCCTGCTGCCCACTTAGTCATTAGGGCCAGCTTGAGAGGTAGGCAGGCAGCCTTATCCCTCTCCATGGTGGTAGCTACGTGTGCTGAGGGAGCCTAGGACCCATACCTGTGGCCAGATTCCCTCAGCACAGTCCCTGTGCCCAGCTTCTGTGGCAGCCTGAGTAGGGCCACCCCAGAGCCAAGGCTGACAGATGTTTCTACTCAATCTCCATCCCAGGCCCTGAGGTACCAAAACAAATCCAGGCTCTGTGTTTCCcgtggc containing:
- the KRBA1 gene encoding protein KRBA1 isoform X16, producing MARQVTITFKDLAVRFSEEEWRLLEERQREFYREVMRENYETLVSVGTAELLPLSAFLSPMEPGRAMGGGEHADKGQEPLARGGPQGGKPQHSLHLTALVQLVKEIPEFLFREVKGTVDSPESRGASLDGDGASSEAAAVAVDNCPLQSQLSCLPDSPSDWQSLATTPSGSSSSSGLLGDRGQGSPLPIPEIVNKPWSTGKASPGSPTGEPSPPTCSPSRRKSHRGTAGAGTSPGSSPLQGLISSQKEIPVPRPQHPEVAPKPLPPPPSLVSSKLTKVELGPASLPWPVKTEAASGDCPLQGLLNCLKEIPEARGRHSNPSRARDPQPQEEPGAWKRTSGGPTRLKLRSGLKPGLPGGHLPTGPGHHQTPPPRPGPGSGSMLAVVKMEDSWTQSPPVPTSCQLTMQIPSPSTSRDTRGVRAPYWGPVAQAGRASSSPLEALEACLKGIPPSVSSLPQPLAASWSQSPQPGDPGSRKPELRPHGSHSEEVTKEPLLHLAPRGCVREGPARPSGPRGTPTGFSSASSTDGDLDFGSPVGNQGQWPRKGSPLGSSPLQGLENCLKEIPVPRPQPAWPCSSAADRGPRRMELRNWAADKEGLRGEACEPAHPGQGGGEVPARSLHLASPQAFSSSCIPACHQRGLKDHRTARPGPERWLQDGAPTRPSPLHCLETSLREILPVRPLRFACLAGPGPSPSPSSSSSLSSSDGEDLRLEPEVWQQPLQERDRLPSCRHPVPLSPSPGRAPAGSSGSSPGEAPGRTEPHNCSNVSAGGRAEEVTEGRSQLPEREDSNCQPGAPSSAREGRVGRAAESPCPAPRLEKRPRPEAGEEPRGLEPEHRRPSVTVPPMALALRWWTAVGLLTDPWDKFQPGPKGGCSPGASPSRTVSLPSRSCPLWQPSPLHCQMHATVGSPCSRSCTTSVPPSKRSWIGLLRPWQAWLRKWPT
- the KRBA1 gene encoding protein KRBA1 isoform X17, with the protein product MARQVTITFKDLAVRFSEEEWRLLEERQREFYREVMRENYETLVSVGTAELLPLSAFLSPMEPGRAMGGGEHADKGQEPLARGGPQGGKPQHSLHLTALVQLVKEIPEFLFREVKGTVDSPESRGASLDGDGASSEAAAVAVDNCPLQSQLSCLPDSPSDWQSLATTPSGSSSSSGLLGDRGQGSPLPIPEIVNKPWSTGKASPGSPTGEPSPPTCSPSRRKSHRGTAGAGTSPGSSPLQGLISSQKEIPVPRPQHPEVAPKPLPPPPSLVSSKLTKVELGPASLPWPVKTEAASGDCPLQGLLNCLKEIPEARGRHSNPSRARDPQPQEEPGAWKRTSGGPTRLKLRSGLKPGLPGGHLPTGPGHHQTPPPRPGPGSGSMLAVVKMEDSWTQSPPVPTSCQLTMQIPSPSTSRDTRGVRAPYWGPVAQAGRASSSPLEALEACLKGIPPSVSSLPQPLAASWSQSPQPGDPGSRKPELRPHGSHSEEVTKEPLLHLAPRGCVREGPARPSGPRGTPTGFSSASSTDGDLDFGSPVGNQGQWPRKGSPLGSSPLQGLENCLKEIPVPRPQPAWPCSSAADRGPRRMELRNWAADKEGLRGEACEPAHPGQGGGEVPARSLHLASPQAFSSSCIPACHQRGLKDHRTARPGPERWLQDGAPTRPSPLHCLETSLREILPVRPLRFACLAGPGPSPSPSSSSSLSSSDGEDLRLEPEVWQQPLQERDRLPSCRHPVPLSPSPGRAPAGSSGSSPGEAPGRTEPHNCSNVSAGGRAEEVTEGRSQLPEREDSNCQPGAPSSAREGRVGRAAESPCPAPRLEKRPRPEAGEEPRGLEPEHRRPSVTECQSRKSTKPHGLLMTQSTGS